A region of Streptomyces sp. NBC_01788 DNA encodes the following proteins:
- a CDS encoding ice-binding family protein, which produces MAMDTLPSDPPGKRRKLRFRATVVMLPAVALLMSITLISNLASAAEAPVGLGTATSYAVLAGSGVTNTGPTVVNGDLGVSPGSSVTGFPPGIVNGVQHVADAAAAQAQSDLTTAYNDAAGRAPTTNLTSPGDIGGLTLTPGVYKASSSLNLTGTVTLDAQGDPNAVFIFQIGSTLITAPGSNVLLVNGAQACNVFWQVGSSATLDTNSFFKGNILALTSITVNTNAAVEGRVLARNGAVTLDSNVITRAVCMTGPPGPPGPTGPTGPAGPSGPAGPTGPAGPSGPAGPTGPAGPSGPAGPTGPAGPSGPAGPTGPAGPTGPAGPSGPPGPSGHGHKGHGHKGHGHKGHGHKGHGHKGHGYEGHGHKGHGHKGHGYEGHGHKGHGHKGHGYEGHGHKGHGHKSKDGEGKGHES; this is translated from the coding sequence ATGGCAATGGATACCCTCCCGTCCGACCCTCCGGGAAAACGACGAAAATTGAGATTCAGAGCGACTGTCGTCATGCTGCCCGCGGTCGCGCTGCTGATGTCGATTACTTTGATCTCGAACCTCGCGAGCGCAGCCGAGGCCCCGGTGGGACTGGGAACCGCCACGAGTTACGCGGTCCTGGCCGGTTCAGGGGTCACGAACACGGGTCCCACAGTCGTCAACGGCGACCTGGGAGTCAGCCCTGGGTCTTCGGTGACGGGCTTCCCGCCCGGAATCGTGAACGGAGTGCAGCACGTCGCCGATGCTGCCGCCGCTCAGGCCCAGTCCGACCTGACCACTGCTTACAACGACGCGGCCGGCAGAGCCCCGACCACCAACCTGACCTCCCCGGGCGACATCGGCGGACTCACGCTGACCCCGGGCGTCTACAAAGCTTCGTCGTCGCTGAATCTCACCGGGACGGTCACCCTTGACGCCCAGGGTGATCCCAACGCCGTCTTCATCTTCCAGATCGGCTCCACTCTGATCACGGCTCCGGGGAGCAACGTCCTGCTCGTCAACGGAGCACAGGCCTGCAACGTGTTCTGGCAGGTGGGCAGTTCCGCCACCCTGGACACCAATTCCTTCTTCAAGGGCAACATCCTGGCCCTGACATCCATCACGGTGAATACCAACGCCGCGGTCGAGGGCCGGGTGCTGGCACGCAATGGTGCGGTCACGCTGGACAGTAACGTGATCACGAGGGCGGTCTGCATGACAGGGCCGCCCGGGCCTCCCGGACCGACGGGGCCCACTGGGCCTGCTGGGCCGTCCGGGCCTGCCGGACCGACGGGGCCTGCTGGGCCGTCCGGGCCTGCCGGACCGACGGGGCCTGCTGGGCCGTCCGGGCCTGCCGGACCGACGGGGCCTGCTGGGCCGTCCGGGCCTGCCGGACCGACGGGGCCTGCCGGGCCGACGGGGCCTGCCGGGCCGTCCGGGCCTCCTGGACCGTCCGGCCACGGTCACAAGGGCCACGGTCACAAGGGCCACGGTCACAAGGGCCACGGTCACAAGGGTCACGGTCACAAGGGCCACGGCTACGAGGGTCACGGTCACAAGGGCCACGGTCACAAGGGCCACGGCTACGAGGGTCACGGTCACAAGGGCCACGGTCACAAGGGCCACGGCTACGAGGGTCACGGTCACAAGGGCCACGGACACAAGAGCAAGGATGGCGAGGGCAAGGGCCACGAGAGTTAG
- a CDS encoding DUF5994 family protein has translation MECAEGISHTGLHAGSFSAKDETRVVAKAARRRVRIMSATLHQPLPHHEPVAAPAARLALKTDGTSRGLLDGAWWPRSRDLLSELPALTDVLDPLWGRITRIAVNPKYWPVIPHKVPVRGHIVKVGWFTPEIDPHKLLLLSYGTGRWDLLVIPPETGAASAARLMAVASDYAGPPLTASALITADKARHAVSAADRPLDPDEAWEYEGGASSTSAAVPAQACGVSRLIIGM, from the coding sequence GTGGAATGTGCCGAGGGCATTTCGCACACCGGTCTCCACGCCGGGTCGTTCTCGGCGAAGGATGAAACTCGGGTCGTCGCAAAGGCGGCCCGGAGACGGGTCCGCATCATGTCGGCGACCTTGCACCAACCCCTGCCACACCATGAGCCCGTCGCAGCCCCTGCCGCGCGTCTCGCGCTGAAGACCGACGGCACCTCCCGCGGCCTCCTGGACGGTGCCTGGTGGCCCCGCTCCCGGGATCTGCTGAGCGAGCTGCCCGCGCTGACCGATGTGCTGGACCCCTTGTGGGGCCGCATCACCCGCATCGCCGTCAACCCGAAGTACTGGCCGGTCATCCCGCACAAGGTTCCCGTGCGCGGCCACATCGTCAAGGTCGGCTGGTTCACCCCCGAAATCGACCCGCACAAGCTGCTGCTGCTCTCCTACGGCACCGGCCGCTGGGACCTGCTGGTCATCCCACCCGAGACCGGGGCGGCGTCGGCGGCCCGCCTGATGGCGGTCGCGTCCGACTACGCCGGGCCGCCGCTGACCGCGAGCGCGCTCATCACCGCGGACAAGGCCCGGCACGCCGTCTCCGCGGCCGACCGGCCACTCGATCCCGACGAGGCATGGGAGTACGAGGGCGGCGCCTCCTCGACCTCTGCGGCCGTACCGGCACAGGCCTGCGGCGTCAGCCGCCTGATCATCGGCATGTGA
- a CDS encoding AI-2E family transporter, with product MQDSTSGVWSSGGVQAPAPLLPEPVRRLAAWCAAVLLVSGVVWIGAELCVLFRTAVIPVLLALLGTALLRPLFRRLAGTGMNRSLAAGITCAAVVVFVGGVVYIVVAALIDSGDQIVASLRKAAQWLATHFGAAGTSLDDLASNGRRLLEKFAGTAASNVISGVSLVGESIAMAVLALLLVFFFLRDSHKAAAVLRTLAPRGGGDTAEATARRAFAAVEGFMRGTTLIALIDATCITVGLLLLRVPGALGLGALVFVGGYLPYLGAFLSGTVSVLVALADRGLVVGLWAFGVVLAVQVLEGHVLQPVIQSRTMQMHPAAVLLAITGGASVAGIVGMLLAVPLTAAAFGTAHELRERYAAAS from the coding sequence GTGCAGGACAGCACGTCCGGGGTGTGGTCGTCTGGAGGCGTGCAGGCCCCCGCTCCGCTGCTGCCCGAGCCCGTCCGGCGTCTCGCCGCCTGGTGCGCCGCTGTTCTGCTGGTGTCCGGGGTGGTGTGGATCGGGGCCGAGCTGTGCGTGCTCTTCCGGACCGCGGTGATCCCGGTGCTGCTGGCGCTGCTCGGCACGGCGCTGCTGCGGCCGCTCTTCCGGCGGCTCGCGGGCACGGGGATGAACCGGTCGCTCGCCGCCGGGATCACCTGCGCGGCGGTCGTCGTGTTCGTCGGCGGGGTGGTGTACATCGTGGTCGCCGCCCTGATCGACAGCGGGGACCAGATCGTCGCCTCGCTCAGGAAGGCCGCGCAGTGGCTCGCCACCCACTTCGGGGCGGCCGGGACCTCGCTGGACGACCTCGCCTCCAACGGCAGACGGCTGCTGGAGAAGTTCGCCGGGACGGCCGCCTCCAACGTCATCAGCGGGGTCAGCCTGGTCGGCGAGTCGATCGCCATGGCCGTACTGGCCCTGCTGCTCGTGTTCTTCTTCCTGCGCGACTCGCACAAGGCCGCCGCCGTTCTGCGCACGCTCGCCCCGCGCGGCGGCGGCGACACCGCGGAGGCCACGGCCCGGCGGGCCTTCGCGGCCGTGGAGGGCTTCATGCGTGGCACGACGCTCATCGCGCTGATCGACGCCACGTGCATCACCGTCGGCCTGCTCCTGCTGAGGGTGCCCGGCGCGCTCGGGCTCGGCGCGCTGGTCTTCGTCGGCGGCTACCTCCCCTATCTGGGCGCCTTCCTCTCCGGCACGGTGTCCGTGCTGGTCGCCCTCGCCGACCGCGGCCTCGTCGTCGGACTGTGGGCGTTCGGGGTGGTGCTGGCGGTCCAGGTGCTGGAGGGGCACGTGCTCCAGCCGGTGATCCAGAGCCGGACCATGCAGATGCATCCGGCCGCGGTGCTGCTGGCGATCACCGGGGGCGCGTCGGTCGCCGGGATCGTGGGGATGCTGCTTGCGGTGCCGCTGACGGCGGCGGCCTTCGGGACCGCGCACGAACTGCGGGAACGGTACGCGGCCGCGTCGTAG
- a CDS encoding SpoIIE family protein phosphatase, whose amino-acid sequence MRTGERLPAVGDVLASLATGMWHWDTATDLVSVDAEAARLLGLPPEKTTLTEAQVRARLHPVDWNEITGVVQLAAAEDSLAEVRIRIMDEHNRIIRVVRSRSKPAFDARKRAYKLIGTLQEVAEPTPGSPAGRRAVTGDWRRSREAFLLDAGRALAEARSTAEVLRVAAGLSMPGFSPDGLAVFGVQGDRLTIIGHHGQRPGDEAPFLNMALETDYPAAEVVRRGRAVYLSSPGQYQARYPLTWPLAERFHRHSWAFLPLTVAGRTMGAWLAAFTYPVAFTPDERSVLTTVARMLAQALSRAGTAESERELSEGLQRAMMPTLGPEVPGMDIAARYVPTGGGLQVGGDWYDMIPLPGATSRSRTSTGSGRFALVMGDVQGHDVRAAGLMGQLRIALRAYASEGHRPDAVLSRASRFLHGVLSAGDGGGDDGHGGDGGDGGDDEVPDLRFATCLYAEVDPRTGVLEVARAGHPDPVIRMADGTVLQRLTAGGLPLGIDPDSDYPTTRFTLEPGETMMICTDGLIETGGHDLDTGWQRIRTILERHGGDTEELADALVQAVHGPSSHHTTGPLADRREDDIAVLLLGRHRDGRAARPRLRHTLMTVAQAEPERISVARRQLRELLHDWPDEEQVDSAVLLLSETLANVLLHTDADALVLAEVSGEKGERRLRVEVTDAGDDLPHKRRPGELASSGRGLVLIELLADAWGVVPRGKGKSIWFELYEPSAAG is encoded by the coding sequence ATGCGCACTGGTGAGCGCCTGCCCGCCGTGGGGGACGTACTCGCCTCCCTCGCGACCGGGATGTGGCACTGGGACACGGCCACGGACCTGGTCTCGGTCGACGCCGAGGCGGCCCGGCTGCTCGGGCTGCCTCCCGAGAAGACCACGCTCACGGAAGCCCAGGTGCGCGCACGCCTCCATCCCGTCGACTGGAACGAGATCACCGGCGTCGTGCAGCTCGCCGCCGCCGAGGACAGCCTCGCCGAGGTACGCATCCGCATCATGGACGAGCACAACCGGATCATCCGCGTCGTGCGCAGCCGCTCCAAACCGGCCTTCGACGCCCGCAAGAGGGCGTACAAGCTGATCGGCACCCTTCAGGAGGTCGCCGAGCCGACACCCGGCTCCCCCGCGGGGCGACGCGCGGTCACCGGCGACTGGCGGCGCTCCCGGGAGGCCTTCCTGCTCGACGCCGGCCGGGCGCTGGCCGAGGCCCGCTCCACGGCCGAGGTGCTGCGGGTGGCGGCGGGCCTGTCGATGCCGGGGTTCTCGCCGGACGGCCTGGCGGTCTTCGGCGTCCAGGGCGACCGCCTGACGATCATCGGCCACCACGGGCAGCGGCCCGGCGACGAGGCTCCGTTCCTGAACATGGCGCTGGAGACGGACTACCCGGCCGCCGAGGTGGTCCGCAGGGGGCGGGCCGTCTACCTCTCCTCCCCGGGGCAGTACCAGGCCCGCTATCCGCTCACCTGGCCGCTCGCCGAACGCTTCCACCGCCACTCCTGGGCGTTCCTGCCGCTGACCGTCGCCGGCCGCACGATGGGCGCCTGGCTGGCCGCCTTCACCTACCCGGTGGCCTTCACCCCCGACGAGCGCTCGGTGCTGACCACGGTGGCCCGCATGCTCGCCCAGGCCCTGTCCCGGGCCGGGACCGCCGAGAGCGAGCGGGAGCTGAGCGAGGGCCTGCAGCGCGCGATGATGCCCACGCTGGGCCCCGAGGTCCCCGGCATGGACATAGCCGCCCGCTACGTCCCCACCGGCGGCGGCCTCCAGGTCGGCGGCGACTGGTACGACATGATCCCGCTGCCCGGCGCCACCTCACGGTCCCGCACGTCCACCGGATCGGGGCGCTTCGCCCTGGTCATGGGCGACGTCCAGGGCCACGACGTACGCGCCGCGGGGCTGATGGGCCAGTTGCGCATCGCCCTGCGCGCCTACGCCTCCGAGGGGCACCGCCCGGACGCGGTGCTCTCGCGCGCCTCCCGCTTCCTGCACGGCGTGCTCTCCGCCGGCGACGGCGGCGGAGACGACGGTCACGGCGGTGACGGTGGTGACGGCGGTGACGACGAGGTGCCCGACCTGCGCTTCGCGACCTGCCTGTACGCCGAGGTCGACCCGCGTACCGGGGTCCTGGAGGTGGCCCGCGCGGGGCACCCGGACCCGGTGATCCGGATGGCGGACGGCACCGTGCTGCAACGGCTGACGGCGGGCGGGCTGCCGCTCGGCATCGACCCGGACTCCGACTACCCGACGACCCGGTTCACGCTGGAGCCGGGCGAGACGATGATGATCTGCACGGACGGCCTGATCGAGACCGGCGGCCACGACCTGGACACCGGCTGGCAGCGGATCCGCACGATCCTGGAGCGGCACGGCGGCGACACCGAGGAACTCGCCGACGCGCTGGTACAGGCCGTGCACGGGCCCTCCTCGCACCACACCACCGGCCCCCTGGCCGACCGCCGCGAGGACGACATCGCCGTGCTGCTGCTCGGCCGGCACCGCGACGGCCGGGCGGCCCGCCCCAGACTGCGGCACACCCTGATGACGGTCGCCCAGGCCGAGCCCGAGCGGATCTCCGTGGCCCGCAGGCAACTGCGGGAGCTGCTGCACGACTGGCCGGACGAGGAGCAGGTGGACTCGGCGGTGCTGCTGCTGTCGGAGACCCTCGCCAACGTCCTGCTGCACACCGACGCCGACGCGCTGGTGCTGGCCGAGGTCAGCGGGGAGAAGGGGGAGCGGCGCCTGCGGGTGGAGGTCACCGACGCCGGCGACGACCTGCCGCACAAGCGCCGGCCAGGCGAGCTCGCCTCCTCCGGGCGCGGACTGGTGCTGATCGAACTGCTCGCGGACGCCTGGGGCGTCGTGCCGCGCGGCAAGGGCAAGAGCATCTGGTTCGAGCTGTACGAGCCCTCGGCGGCCGGGTGA